A stretch of Aerococcus urinaehominis DNA encodes these proteins:
- a CDS encoding PLP-dependent aminotransferase family protein, with protein sequence MLIPIDQDSQQPRYQQIYHYLKNQIMTGHLLAGHKLPSKRQLALDNGISQNTVVRAYDQLLVEGYIQSKERSGYYVCDISYQTLTPPTQPNQARSTEQSSNDYQLDLSKSIPDQDIFPYTKYRQIYRHILAGEDSLILDQFSHQGLVDLRQQIQNYLQVSRSVPCQADQVVIGASFNQLFTDLIRLFDQPLDLALEDPGYLKASHLNHLSQVKTWPIPLASDGLDLDALAASPADWVCVTPGHQYPTGSIMPMKKRLQLLDWLQIGGNRYIIEDDYDSEFKYGGLTIPSLKHLDHQDRVIYFGSFTRTLAPGLRVAYMVLPRHLVVRYQDKFSHLSSTVSSLTQLALSEFMRQGEFANHLNRTRRYYGRKRDQIIKALSKYDPAGQVYGEEAGLHILFKPSQSFDLVQFKKMAGSAGLKIRSLADFSSICQAGWENILFISFSAVPTAMLDNLAHDLIKWVKESAVVKKS encoded by the coding sequence ATGTTAATTCCTATTGACCAGGATAGCCAGCAACCCCGTTACCAGCAGATCTATCATTACCTTAAAAATCAAATAATGACTGGCCACTTACTAGCTGGCCATAAGCTACCCAGCAAGCGGCAGCTGGCCCTTGATAATGGTATTAGTCAAAATACAGTAGTACGCGCCTATGACCAGCTCCTCGTAGAAGGTTATATCCAATCCAAAGAACGATCTGGTTACTATGTCTGTGATATTAGCTACCAGACGCTAACACCTCCAACTCAGCCCAACCAGGCGAGGTCAACAGAGCAATCATCTAATGATTACCAATTAGATCTCAGTAAGTCAATTCCTGACCAGGATATTTTCCCCTACACTAAGTACCGCCAAATTTATCGTCATATTTTAGCGGGAGAAGATAGCCTGATTTTAGACCAGTTTAGCCACCAGGGTTTAGTTGATTTGCGCCAGCAGATTCAAAATTATCTACAAGTTTCTCGGTCCGTGCCCTGCCAGGCTGACCAAGTGGTAATTGGTGCTAGTTTTAACCAGCTCTTCACAGACCTAATCAGGTTGTTTGACCAGCCCCTGGACCTGGCTTTGGAAGATCCGGGCTATCTAAAGGCTAGCCATTTAAACCATCTCAGTCAGGTCAAGACTTGGCCAATACCTCTGGCTAGTGATGGACTAGATTTGGACGCTCTGGCTGCTTCGCCAGCAGATTGGGTGTGTGTTACCCCTGGACACCAGTACCCCACGGGATCAATTATGCCCATGAAAAAAAGACTACAACTGTTAGATTGGCTGCAGATTGGTGGCAACCGCTATATTATTGAAGATGACTATGATAGTGAATTTAAATATGGTGGTCTAACTATCCCGTCACTCAAACATTTAGACCACCAGGACCGGGTAATTTATTTTGGGTCTTTTACCCGGACGCTAGCGCCTGGCTTACGGGTAGCTTATATGGTCCTCCCACGTCATTTAGTAGTCCGCTATCAAGACAAATTTTCCCATCTATCTTCAACAGTCTCTAGTTTGACCCAACTAGCACTAAGTGAGTTTATGAGGCAGGGTGAGTTTGCTAATCACTTAAACCGTACTAGACGCTATTACGGTCGTAAGCGCGACCAAATAATTAAAGCCTTGTCTAAGTATGATCCAGCTGGCCAGGTATATGGAGAAGAAGCGGGGCTACATATACTCTTTAAGCCTAGTCAAAGCTTTGATTTGGTCCAGTTCAAAAAAATGGCTGGATCAGCTGGCCTTAAAATCCGTAGCCTGGCTGATTTTTCAAGTATTTGTCAGGCTGGTTGGGAAAATATTCTGTTCATTTCTTTTTCTGCGGTCCCTACAGCCATGCTTGATAACTTAGCTCACGATCTAATTAAATGGGTAAAAGAAAGTGCGGTAGTAAAAAAAAGCTAG